From Thalassococcus sp. S3, one genomic window encodes:
- a CDS encoding LysR substrate-binding domain-containing protein: MEPEADALTGKLGQLGDRLTGRVRLTAVPILVNHVLVPALGPLLKAHPDLDVELVPEARDLNLTRREADLALRLARPRDGGQEVLTRRVGTLGYVLCAPAQCEAPASLSWLLYDEAHSGLPQARWMARQGGAISGLKVSDAETLQAAISDGLGKGLLPACVAKRDARIRIIPTEGLPSRDIWLLSHKAQRGLPAVEAAVDWLVSLSWH; this comes from the coding sequence ATGGAACCTGAGGCTGATGCGCTGACGGGCAAGCTGGGCCAGCTGGGGGATCGGCTTACAGGTCGGGTTCGCCTCACGGCGGTCCCGATCTTGGTCAACCATGTCCTTGTGCCCGCGCTGGGTCCCCTCCTGAAGGCGCATCCCGACCTTGACGTCGAACTCGTGCCGGAGGCCAGGGATCTCAACCTCACCCGTCGCGAGGCCGATCTCGCCTTGAGGCTGGCGCGCCCGAGAGATGGCGGTCAGGAGGTTCTGACGCGCCGTGTTGGAACCTTGGGCTATGTGCTTTGTGCTCCGGCCCAATGCGAGGCGCCTGCGTCTCTGTCCTGGCTGCTTTATGACGAGGCGCATTCGGGTCTGCCGCAGGCGCGATGGATGGCGCGTCAAGGCGGGGCAATCTCTGGTCTGAAAGTCTCTGATGCGGAGACGTTGCAGGCCGCCATTTCCGACGGTTTGGGCAAAGGATTGCTGCCCGCTTGTGTCGCAAAGCGGGACGCGCGCATACGAATCATCCCGACGGAGGGTTTGCCCAGCCGCGATATCTGGCTTTTGTCACATAAAGCGCAACGGGGCTTGCCGGCAGTGGAGGCTGCTGTGGACTGGCTCGTTTCGCTGTCCTGGCACTAG